CTCGCCGCCGATGTGTACCGGGCGCTGGGCGCAAAGTGGGACCATCCGGCGTTCTCGAACATCGAGGAGTCGGAGCTGTTTCACCAGGCCGAGGTAGTCGCCCAGCTGGCGCGCTTCGGGATCGAGGACCCGATCGCGCACCTGGGGCCTGGCGAGTTCGACGACCCGGCGATGGCCGAGATGTACCAGTCGTTCGTGGCCCGAGGGCTCGAGTCACTGGACGAGGCGATGAGGGTGGCCGGCCACATCGAGGAGCTCGACATCGCCGACCTGCGGGCCCGACGTTGTGGCGTGCCCGAGATCGACCAGCTCTATGACCTGCTCGAGTTGGGGTCGCACAACCATCTGCGGGCCTTTGTCATCAACCTGGCCTATATGGGGCACCCGTATAGACCGCAGGTGCTGACACCCCAGGAAGTGGTCGACATCCTCACCGCCGGTGCTAGCGGCTGCAACAGCCAGGCGTGCCACGGCGCTGCAGGTGCCGACCATCATGGCGGCGGACACTCGTGCGTGCCCACCGATGGCGGGTGTCACTAGCCCGGGTTATCGCTGCTCGGAATTGTGATGGTCATTCCGGGGTAGATCAGGTCGGGGTCGTCGGGGCGCGGCAGGCTGTCTCGGTTTGCGTCGATGATGCCCAACCAGTGCCTGGCGATGTCGTTCAGGTCAGAGCCCGAGGGTGCGGTGCGTTCGGCGATGCTCCATAGGTTGTCGCCCTCTTCGACCAGCCACGAGCCTTGTATACCCGGCCGCTGGGAAGAGGGTGTGCCGTCGCCCGGCGCCACATCGGCATCGCCGAGATCAGCGGGCGTAACCGGGTAGTCGTATCGGGGCCAGCCAACCTCGCCGACGTGGGTCAGGGTGGCAGTCGCCCGTGTGCCGATCTGGTCTGTTCCAGCGCTTGGTTCGGCCTGGGCGCCAGCCGTCACGGTGGCGCCCACGGTGAGCGTCGTAGCAAGCGCAACGCCCGCCACGGGTCGCATCGCTCGCCGCCCGACTTCGGGAAGTCTTTCGAAGAGCCTGGCCGCCGACGTTGCGGCGCCCACGGCGCGAAGTGCCAACCCGGTCACGGTGACCACGCTCAGCCACAGGGTCCAGGCCAACGCACCGAAGCGCACCAGGGTCGCGGCCATCTCGGTCGGGTCGGTTCGATCGAGCCAAGCTGCAACGTCGAAACCGGCCACCAGAGAACCGGGGGAGGGGCCTATGGGTATGGTCCAAAGCACTGCGGCGCTGCCGAGCAGCCCCACTACCCATGCGATGACCGCGAACGTCGACATGTGCGGAGCTGGTGTGCGTCGGTTCATCCTTGCTCCTGGGCGGTCAGCGGAGCCGTTGGCATCGAGTGCCTGGCACCGTCGGCGGTCTCGTAGTCGAGGGCGCCGCATGCGCTGGACCAGACCGACACCACTCCATCGATCTCGGTTGTGGCCTCGACCGTGACGCTTTGACCCCCCGAAGGCCACGCGTCGAACAGGAACACCCGCCCGGTCGAATCGACGAGGGCTGGGGTGGCGCTGCCGTCGCAGTTCCAGTCTCCGACGATCGCAAAGTCTTCTGGAGTGCCCAGTGTGAACCTCTGGGACCCAACGTCGATGCGACCGTTCGATGCGGTCCATCGCTCGGGGCATCCATCGCCGTCGATGTCGGCGAGGTTTGCGGCATCGGGTGGTGTCGGACAGGCTGGCTCGATCGCCATGACGAGCTCGGCGCCCTGTGGTGGGGGACCGTCAGTGGTGGGTGCCGGCATCGGCTGCGTGGTCGCGGCCGCATCGGCTGGTGGGCTGTCGGGTCTTGCGCCGTCGGGGACCAGATGTGCCGCTGCCAGGACAAGAAGGGCGCCGACGACCGCGGCCCCTGCCAGCACTGGCGTTCTGTGGACCTGCCACGCGGCCGAGATTCGGCCGGCAAGTGCGGTGGCCGTCTTGGCTAGATCGGTGGTGGGTTCTGCCGGATTGGAGGCGAGAGGTTCTGAGGGGGCGGTTTCGGCGTTGCTCAACTGATGAAGCCGGAGCGCCAACGAGCTTGCGGTCGCCTTCGTGACCTCGTGGGCATCGGCGACCTGAGCGATGTGGCGCAGGCTGTCGTTCAGTCGATCGCCCGGGTGCTCGGCTTCGGTTCGGTCGAGTTCGCGCTCTAGCAGCCGAGCTATCGCCGCAACGTCGAGTTGGGGTTCGAGCCCGTCGGGCCGGGCATCGGAGCGAACTGGGCTTGCGTTGCCGAACCCGCACAGGACCGCCCGGCCCTGCTGATCGACCAGAACATGCTCGGCGCCGAGGTTTCCGTGTACGAAGCCCGCGCTGTGAATCTCGCCCAAGGTCTGGCAGACCTGGCCGAACACCACCACCAGTTCGGAAGGCTCGAGAGCACGATGATGCAGAAGGTCGACCGCGTCGAGTTTGGCCAACTCGAGCGCAGTTCCCTCGGGGCCGTCTTTGAGGTTGAGCACCTCGACGGTTCCCGGATGGCGCAGCGTCTGAAGGACTTCGGCCTCAGACCGACGGCGCAGCGGATCGGAAGGTGGGGCCGGTTTGACGAACACGTCGGGCGCCTCGGGCTCGGGACTGGGCACGGCAGTCAGGTGGCCTGTGCTGCCGGAGGGGTGAGTGCCCCGACCTGCCGGATGTTCTCCCCTGGGATCGGTCGGTGTGCCTTTGAACATATTGAAACACTATGAAAAATACTAAAAGAGGTCAATGGTCTATCCGGGAGGAGACGCCGTGGCCATTGCCCTGGCCGAGACCGATCGGGTGCTTTCGCCTCCGGGCGTCCTCAGGAGCAATCGGACCTCGGCGGTCACAACCACCTCGACGGTCGTCGCGTCGACGCGGCTCACGGTTACCTCGACCGACCCCGGTATCAAGCCGCTGCGAGAGGCGCCTCTGGCGGCGTCGATGCGCCAGCCGACCGCCCCTGCCAGGTCGGCAACCAGCTGGTATTCGCCGGTGCGTCTGAAGTGTTGTTGGTCGAGGGCAAGGGTGGCGACGTCGTTGGCCACCTCCGATGCGAGGCTCGCAGCGCTGCGCTCGGCCATGTACGACACCGAAGCGTTCAGTGTCATGGCTCCCAGCGCCAGCACGATGACGATGCCAGCGGGAATCAGCAGCAGAGCGCTGCCCGTCTGGTCGGTCGTGCGCCGGGACGACCGCCCTTGATGGTGCGGCGTCACCTCGTCACCCACATCGGCCGCCGTCGAGTGCATCGCGGTAGGGGTCGACGATCTCGGTGTGCGAAGACGTCACCTCGAATCCGTTTCCCCAATCGACGAATCCCAGCCTCACCACCGGAACCGAGTAGGTCACCTCGAAAGTGACCGGTGCACAGCGATCGAGGACCAGCGGACCATTGGCCCGCACGGTTGCCCTGCCCGAGTCGCGCCCCGCGGCCGTCAAGACGTCGAGCGCCGCGGATCGTGCCCGCTGTTCGGCCGCGCCGGCATCTACCTGAGACTCGACAAATGTGCGGGTCGCTTCGCGTGCGGCCGACTCGGTTGCAGACTTCGCTTCGATGACTGCCCACAGCTGGCCGAAGAACAACACCCCGACCGCAAACACCAGCACCCCCAGTGGGAGCATCTCGATTCCGGCCAGCTGGCCGCGTTCGTCCGAGCGCCGTTGGGCCAGGCGGGTCGTCATCGTTGGGGCTCGATGGGACGTTCGACCCTGACACGGGTGGTTTCGGAGAGATCGTCGAGCCATGGCAGCCCCAGCGAAGGGCCAACCAGGGTGGGCGGGTTCGCTGTAACGGTCACCTGGACGACATCGTCGGTCGACCCTTCGAACGAAACCTGAACTCCGTCGGTGTTGGCGAGCAGCTGCTGCACATGTGCGGTTGCCCGCGCTCTTGCCGAGGGATCAGACGAAGATCCCGACTGAGCCACGATGCGCGCTGCGTCGTATGAGACGCCCTCAACGGACGACCCGAGATACATCGCGTACATGGTCTGTACGGCGGTGAACAGCATGATCAGGAACACCAACACCCCGAGTGTCACCGAGACGACGGCGGCACCACGCTGGTCTCGCAAACGCCGGCGACCGGAGATCGCCGGTCGCGCCGCGCTCACCCTCCGATCTCGGCAATCTTTGATCGTGTGGTCGCTTCGGCATCAGCCCAGATCGACTGGAAGCCAACCCACATCAGGGCCCCAAGAGCTGCGACGATCAGAACCGCGATGGCTGCCGAGATGACGCCTTCGCCGGCTTCGTCCCGGACGCGGTGGCGTCCGGTGGCGAGCGTGGCGCTGATGCAGCACCACACGTTCAGCACGGTGTTGTTGGCGGTGGTCATGGTGTGTCTCCTTCTGATTGTTTGTTGTCAGATCCCCGAGAACCCCGACAGGGCGCTCATGAACGGCACGGCCAGGAAGATCACTCCGGGCACCAGCGTCGCTACGGTCACCGGAATCCAGACCTGCTGGTTGCGGCGTTCGATGCGCTCGATCAGCTCGCGCTGCAATGCCCGACGCATGCTGCGCGACTCGCTCGATATCAAGGCGCCCAGATCGCTGGTGTCCTGGTGCAGGGTCAGCACCGAGACCAGCTGGTGAAGCGTGGGCACGTTGGCGACTCTGGCCCATTCCAGAAGCGCGAGGTTGGTGTCGAGTCCTTGGCGTATGCGGTTGGTGACGCGCCGCAGGTCCGTGGCGCAGACGCCGTTGCCTCGCGTCGCGATACGGCTCAGTGCGCCATTGATGGAATAGCCCGAGCTGAGCAGCATTCCGATCTGTTCTGCGACCACGGGCAGTTCGAGGAACAGCCGCCGCTGGTGCTGCTCGCTCTGGCGCGCCAAGCCCTGCTCGACGAGTAGGAACGCAAGCAGTGGGCCGCACAGCAGCCCAGCGAGGGCGACGGGGCCGGGCGGTCTGACAGCCAGCAGCACCAACACCGCCGCTGCCAGTCCGACGAGGCTCATGGTGAGCTGGCGGGTGCGAAACGAAGTCGTGTCGTGATGAGAGTGAACCCGCTCGAGGCGCAGCGCCAGTTCCTCCGACACGCCGAAGCCGCGCGACAGCCGCTCGCCCAACGTGTTGGCCAGCGGTGTGATGACCTCGTCGAGCGACCGCGAAGTGGCCAGCGGCCGCGACGACCTCGCCCCACCCGTTTCGAAGGGGCGCAGGCGTTCGGCCAGCGGGAGCCTTCTGAACCAACGCAGGTGGGACAACGCCATGGTGGTCCCAGCCCACAGGACCAATGTGGACAGCACCGCGAGCCGACTCACCTCTGCGCCTCCTGGTCGAGAGCGGTTCTGCGATCGGATCGATCTGCAAATACGCGCTGCTCGGGTGGGATGGCCATCACGCGTCCGGCCCAGAGCCAGCACGCAGCCATCATCGCCAGGCCGACGACGACGGCCAGCTGGCCGCTCGTGGTCCGGTAGGCCTCACGTCCGTCGCCGATCGTCAGGCCTACCAGGGCCATACCGATCGGCACGATGATCACGAACGCCCGCGCGAACCGGGCGCCGCTCTGCTTGGCGCGGGCATCCTTTCTGCCCTGAACGTCTGCGGTTCGGTCTTCGGCGAGGTCGGACAATCGTCGGTCGAGGTCGACGCCACCAACCTGGTGCGCCGTCAGCAGGGTCTCGCAGGCAGCGTCGGCTGTCGGGTCGGCGAGTTGGGCCTTCAGCACATCGAGCGCACGCTCGAAGTCGGTCGTCAGCAGCCATTCGCGATGGGATATGTCGAAGGCATCGGAGATCTCGCGAGGCGCGCGCCTGCCGACCTGGAAGAGCGCCTGGGGAATCGATGTGCCGGCCGAGCCGGTGAGGATGCGGATCTCCTCGATCATCCGGGGCCACGCCTCGCCCGCTGCCGCAATGCGGTTGATGCGTCGTTGCCGGTAGGCGACCAGTGGCCAGGTCGCAGCGAATGAACCACCGACTGCTGCGGCGAAGATCCCACCAAAGATCGCGTAGGTCACCAAGAACGTCAGGACGAACAGTGCAGCGCACACGGCTGCCACGTCCCTGATTCGCACTCCGGGAAGCCCAGCCTGCGCCAGCCATTGTTCCAGTCGCCGCGGCACGCCGGCGCGCCGCGTGCCCGGCCCGGTCAGCGTGCGGCGGCCGAACGCGAAACGTGTGTAGATCAGATGCACGCCGGTGGCGCCGGCGACCATGAAAAGGAACTCGATCATGTCGACCCCAGCCGCGTGTCGTCGAGCAGGTCGTTCAGGTCGTAGCCGTGGTCGGCGAGCTTGTGGCCCAGCCGGATCGGGCGGTCTCCGCTCCAGCGAGCCGGTTCGCCTCGCGTCGGCCTCGAGAACACATCGGTCGCTGTGAACTGCACACCGTCCATTCCCGCCACCAGATCTTCGACGGCGACGATTCCGGTCAGCTCAACGCCGTTCGCCGAGCGGTCGAGGTGAACCACGACGTCTATCGCCTCGCTGACCAGACTGTTCAGCGCCGACATGGGAAGTTCGTTCGACGTGTCGGCCAGCTGGCAGATGAAGCGCAGGCGGGTCAGAGCCTGTCGTGCCGAGCCGGCGTGGATGGTGGTGTATCCGGTGACTCCAGACGACAGGGTCAACAGCAGCGGAAGTGCTTCTCGATCGCGTACCTCGCCGACGATCGCGACGTCGGGTGCCATCCGCAGGAACCCTGCCACCAGACGCCGCAGGTCGACCGCGTCGCGCTCACTGCGGGCCGGCCTGGTCTGCATCGACGCAACGTTGGGCAACGGCACGTCGGCCTCGAACACCTCTTCTGCCACCACGACCCTGAGGCTGGGATCGAGTTCGGCGGCGCAGCACGACAGCAGCGTTGTCTTTCCCGTACCCGGCGAGCCCGCGAACAGAATCGAAGCCCGGCTGCGCACACATGCCCGAAGGAACCGCGCCACTGGCTCGGTCAGCGTGCCGGCGTCGACCAGTTCGTCGAGGCTGCGGTAGGCCACCCCGGTGAACTTGCGCACGTTGAACATCAGGTGCCCGCCGCGCGCCACGTCGGCGTGCACGATGTGCAGGCGAGCCCCGCTGTCGAGCTGAGCATCTTGAAGACCCTCGGTTGGGTCGAGCGTGCGGTGTGCTGCCGACGCGTCGTCGAGGATCTTCGTCAGAATTCGCCTGACGTGATCGTCGTCGTGAAAGACCTCGTCGTGATAGCCCGACGGACCGCTGTGACGTTTTACGAAGATGGCGTCTGGGGCGTTGACCATGATCTCCCACACGTCGGGGTCGTCCAGGAGCGGTTGCAGAGGCCCGTAGGCGGTGAGGTTGCGCACGACCCGCTCTGCCACCAGCGCCGGTTCGGCCAGGTCGAACTCGCGCTGACCGCGCTTGAAGTCGAGGTTCCACTGCCCGATCTGTTCGTCGACCAATCGGCTGAGGATCTCGGTTCCCTCGGCTGACGTCGGATCGACCTCGAGGGCCTTGGCCCTGTCTTGGACGCGCCGTTCGATCTCGGCGAGGGGGTTCACCTGCGCCATCACGATGCAGCCTCATCACGGCCCGAGCCCGTCGAGCCGGATGTGCCCAGCGAACCGATTGCGACCGGTTCGGGGGACACGCCCGACATCGGGCCTGATGGGTCGAGGGGCTCGACCTCGCTCAACGCCCGATCGACAGGTTGGGCGATGGCCCTGACCAGCGAGTGGGGCAGCAGGGTTCCGTTTCGGTGTACGTCGTCGAGGTTCTTGACCGTGCCGATGTGGATCGGGTCTCGAAGCGAGCTCTCGATGTCGACCAGCTCGGCCAGGGCTTGGGCGGCTTCGGCCCTGGTTCGTTTGGACTTGGGAGACCCGTTGAACACCGGCACGATGCGATCGGGTTCCACGCCAAGGCCGACGAGTGCGTCTATGACGCCGACAAGGCCGTGCACGCCTACCAGGTCCGGACGGCCGACCACCAACACCAGATCTGCTGCCAGCGCGGTGACCCGCGCCATGGTGTTGCGGTCTTCGATGTCGAGCGAGCCCGTCTCGAGCTCGCCCTCGAAGTCGGCGCTGATGTCGGCGACCACCCGGCGGTACGTTCGGTTCAGGCCGTCGAGGGCAGCTGCGAATGCTCGAGGGCGAACGGCCACCCAATCCTGGCGGCGCCGCAACCCGAGCAACAGGTCGTAGCGGCGGCCGGGAACCGAATAGGTCAGCCGCCGTATCTGCGCCGATGCCATGGCCGACGAGCGGTGCCCGTCGACCAACTCCTGGACACCGGGAACAATGTCGGTCGCGTCGTGCAGCATCGCCTGGTCGGCGTCGAGTGACAGGTCGGCCAGAACCGACTGGCCGGCGGTTGCCGCATCGGAGCCGAAGGCCTGAGCCAGCGCGATCGCCAACGTGGACACCCCGGAGCCACACCTTCCGGTTACGGCGATCGTGCGTCCTCTGAACGCAACCGGCCCCGCGTCGGCAAACACCTGCTGCGGGTCGGTCATGACCTCGCCGACCGCAACTGCGTGGGCCGAAAGCCGCTCGATCAGGTCCTGTCTGGAGAAGACCTCGTGCAGCCGGGCGTGTGCTCCGAGGGCGATCCAGTCGCGGTCGTCGCTGCCGACGACGATTGCTGCTGCGTCCGCTTCGGCGATAGCCGAGAAGAGATCTCGGTCGATGCCGAGAGCGGCCGAGTCGACAAGAACAGCTGAGTGCTTGCGTCCGCTGCGCAGCCGAGCCCTCACCTCTTCTACCGAGACACACTTGACGAACTCGATCGGCAGCGCTCCGGCCATGGCCCAGCCCGTTACTTCGCGGGGCCATACGGCTCGTACCGACGCCAGGCCGAGAACCAGGTAGCGCCCGGAGGTCATCGCCAAACGCTCGAGCGCACCAGGGTCAGCGTGCCGCGGTCGGCCGCCGACGTCAGAGCCAACACCTGGTCGGTGTTGTCCAGTGCAACCGTGACCACTTGGCGCGCCGTTGCAAGCCCCGAGTCGTTGCTGCGATTGACGCTGACGACGAGGACGTCAGCGTCGATCAACTCGGTCGACGCGCTGGGTCCGGTGCCGACGGTTGCGTAGACATCGATGCGCTCGCCCGCTCGCAGCGTGCCGTCCACCGCCCTGTCGGCTTCTATGCGAAAGCTCATCTCGTAGGGGGTCATCGCATCGGCGCCCTCGTCGAGGGGGCGGATGTCCGATGCTTGGATCAGCTCGCCGGCGCCGATCGCCTCGAGGGTCACGCTGCCCAACACGAGATCGTCGTCTGCTGTGGTGAACGCGACCGCGTCGAGCCCGGTTGGGAGATCCATACGCTGCCCGCCGACCAGGTCGGGGGACAGCACCGTGCCGGGGGCGATGGGTTCGCGTGCTACCAGGTACAGCGTGGTCGGGGCAGTGTTGGCCCGCTCGAAGGCCACGAACAACCCGAGTCCGCTGAGCGCCACCAACAGCCCGCCAACGGCAGCCCGGGTTCCGGGCCACGGTCGCCTTGGGCGGATTGCGCGCTGGGTGTGGTCTGGTCGTTCGGCGGCCTCTGCGGAAGCCCCCACCGGCGGAGCGACTGTAGTCATGCGTTCGGAAGCTATACAGAGTCACCAAGAGTGGTCAATAGTTCATCTGAAACTTTCTTCAAACGAGCTGAAAGGCATGGAACAGATCGAGAGACGCTACCCAGAGTGCTGTTTGTGTGTGTGAAAGGGCGAAAGGTTGGTTGCCGGTCGGCCGAAGAATGTCCCGGCAAGTCGAGCGCGGCCGGATGTGGCGGTACGTGGTGGCGCGCTTTCGAAATGTGGTGACAGATACCGAGAGGGACTAGCATGACCGCCGTGGCAGAAGACATCACCTGGCTCTCGACCGCAGCAGCGGCCCGCCGTTTGGGCATCACCCCGCGCACCCTCTAC
This genomic stretch from Acidimicrobiales bacterium harbors:
- a CDS encoding DUF2202 domain-containing protein; this encodes MRTADDIDISNLVFMRQEEKLAADVYRALGAKWDHPAFSNIEESELFHQAEVVAQLARFGIEDPIAHLGPGEFDDPAMAEMYQSFVARGLESLDEAMRVAGHIEELDIADLRARRCGVPEIDQLYDLLELGSHNHLRAFVINLAYMGHPYRPQVLTPQEVVDILTAGASGCNSQACHGAAGADHHGGGHSCVPTDGGCH
- a CDS encoding LysM peptidoglycan-binding domain-containing protein, which translates into the protein MNRRTPAPHMSTFAVIAWVVGLLGSAAVLWTIPIGPSPGSLVAGFDVAAWLDRTDPTEMAATLVRFGALAWTLWLSVVTVTGLALRAVGAATSAARLFERLPEVGRRAMRPVAGVALATTLTVGATVTAGAQAEPSAGTDQIGTRATATLTHVGEVGWPRYDYPVTPADLGDADVAPGDGTPSSQRPGIQGSWLVEEGDNLWSIAERTAPSGSDLNDIARHWLGIIDANRDSLPRPDDPDLIYPGMTITIPSSDNPG
- a CDS encoding protein kinase, encoding MPSPEPEAPDVFVKPAPPSDPLRRRSEAEVLQTLRHPGTVEVLNLKDGPEGTALELAKLDAVDLLHHRALEPSELVVVFGQVCQTLGEIHSAGFVHGNLGAEHVLVDQQGRAVLCGFGNASPVRSDARPDGLEPQLDVAAIARLLERELDRTEAEHPGDRLNDSLRHIAQVADAHEVTKATASSLALRLHQLSNAETAPSEPLASNPAEPTTDLAKTATALAGRISAAWQVHRTPVLAGAAVVGALLVLAAAHLVPDGARPDSPPADAAATTQPMPAPTTDGPPPQGAELVMAIEPACPTPPDAANLADIDGDGCPERWTASNGRIDVGSQRFTLGTPEDFAIVGDWNCDGSATPALVDSTGRVFLFDAWPSGGQSVTVEATTEIDGVVSVWSSACGALDYETADGARHSMPTAPLTAQEQG
- a CDS encoding type II secretion system F family protein translates to MSRLAVLSTLVLWAGTTMALSHLRWFRRLPLAERLRPFETGGARSSRPLATSRSLDEVITPLANTLGERLSRGFGVSEELALRLERVHSHHDTTSFRTRQLTMSLVGLAAAVLVLLAVRPPGPVALAGLLCGPLLAFLLVEQGLARQSEQHQRRLFLELPVVAEQIGMLLSSGYSINGALSRIATRGNGVCATDLRRVTNRIRQGLDTNLALLEWARVANVPTLHQLVSVLTLHQDTSDLGALISSESRSMRRALQRELIERIERRNQQVWIPVTVATLVPGVIFLAVPFMSALSGFSGI
- a CDS encoding ATPase, T2SS/T4P/T4SS family, which translates into the protein MAQVNPLAEIERRVQDRAKALEVDPTSAEGTEILSRLVDEQIGQWNLDFKRGQREFDLAEPALVAERVVRNLTAYGPLQPLLDDPDVWEIMVNAPDAIFVKRHSGPSGYHDEVFHDDDHVRRILTKILDDASAAHRTLDPTEGLQDAQLDSGARLHIVHADVARGGHLMFNVRKFTGVAYRSLDELVDAGTLTEPVARFLRACVRSRASILFAGSPGTGKTTLLSCCAAELDPSLRVVVAEEVFEADVPLPNVASMQTRPARSERDAVDLRRLVAGFLRMAPDVAIVGEVRDREALPLLLTLSSGVTGYTTIHAGSARQALTRLRFICQLADTSNELPMSALNSLVSEAIDVVVHLDRSANGVELTGIVAVEDLVAGMDGVQFTATDVFSRPTRGEPARWSGDRPIRLGHKLADHGYDLNDLLDDTRLGST
- a CDS encoding RcpC/CpaB family pilus assembly protein is translated as MTTVAPPVGASAEAAERPDHTQRAIRPRRPWPGTRAAVGGLLVALSGLGLFVAFERANTAPTTLYLVAREPIAPGTVLSPDLVGGQRMDLPTGLDAVAFTTADDDLVLGSVTLEAIGAGELIQASDIRPLDEGADAMTPYEMSFRIEADRAVDGTLRAGERIDVYATVGTGPSASTELIDADVLVVSVNRSNDSGLATARQVVTVALDNTDQVLALTSAADRGTLTLVRSSVWR